The proteins below come from a single Prolixibacter sp. NT017 genomic window:
- the lysA gene encoding diaminopimelate decarboxylase, with translation MIDNRFIEKFKALETPFYFYDFDLLRRTLDEVKQESSKYGYIVHYAVKANANDALLKVIRDAGMGADCVSGNEVAKAIEIGIPREKVAFAGVGKSDKEIRTALENDIFSFNCESIPEIEVIDELAGEAGKVAPVAIRINPDVDPQTHEYITTGLKDNKFGINHWDFDEVGRRLRSLKNIRLTGIHFHIGSQITDISVFEQLSLKVNKIQEWFVENGFHLEHINVGGGLGINYENPEKEPIPDFKSYFKAFHDNLELQPGQQLHFELGRSLVAQCGHLISRVLYVKKGLETQFMILDAGMTELIRPALYKANHKATNLTSNGELVKYDVVGPICESSDTFSRGTLMPVAKRGDLVALHSAGAYGESMASTYNMRDMVKSYNSDELSK, from the coding sequence ATGATAGATAACCGGTTTATTGAGAAATTCAAGGCACTTGAAACGCCTTTCTATTTTTATGATTTTGATTTGTTGCGCCGGACCCTCGACGAAGTAAAACAGGAGAGCAGTAAGTATGGATACATCGTGCATTATGCAGTGAAAGCGAATGCAAACGATGCTTTACTGAAAGTAATCCGCGATGCAGGCATGGGAGCCGATTGTGTGAGTGGCAACGAGGTTGCCAAAGCAATTGAAATTGGTATTCCCCGCGAAAAAGTGGCTTTTGCCGGTGTTGGGAAGAGCGACAAGGAGATTCGTACTGCGCTCGAAAACGATATTTTCAGCTTCAACTGCGAGTCAATTCCGGAAATTGAGGTGATTGATGAGTTGGCTGGAGAAGCCGGCAAAGTAGCGCCGGTGGCCATCCGCATCAACCCCGATGTGGACCCGCAAACGCATGAATACATCACAACCGGATTGAAAGACAATAAATTCGGAATTAACCACTGGGATTTTGATGAAGTGGGGCGCCGGCTTCGTTCGTTAAAAAATATCCGGTTAACGGGAATACATTTCCACATTGGTTCACAAATTACCGATATCTCGGTGTTCGAGCAGCTTTCGCTGAAAGTGAATAAAATTCAGGAGTGGTTCGTAGAAAACGGATTTCACCTGGAACATATTAATGTGGGGGGTGGCTTAGGCATCAATTATGAAAATCCCGAAAAAGAGCCGATTCCGGATTTCAAATCCTACTTCAAGGCTTTCCACGACAACCTGGAGTTGCAACCGGGCCAACAACTTCATTTCGAGTTGGGGCGCTCGCTGGTAGCACAATGCGGACATTTAATTTCCAGGGTACTTTACGTGAAGAAAGGGCTCGAAACCCAGTTTATGATTCTGGATGCCGGAATGACAGAGTTGATTCGTCCGGCTTTGTATAAAGCAAACCATAAAGCCACGAACCTGACTTCGAATGGAGAGTTGGTGAAATACGATGTGGTGGGCCCGATTTGTGAATCGTCTGATACATTTTCGCGCGGAACGCTCATGCCGGTGGCAAAAAGAGGCGATTTAGTAGCATTGCATTCTGCCGGAGCATACGGAGAATCGATGGCTTCGACCTACAACATGCGTGACATGGTGAAAAGCTATAATTCAGACGAATTGTCGAAATAA
- a CDS encoding Dps family protein, which translates to MNMNLNAIGLDVEKAENLSAKLNQLLANYQVFYINVRGFHWNIKGDKFFELHIKFEELYNDLQLKNDEIAERILTLGNTPFHSYTDFLKNSTVKEVTDISDGNQSVAEILNAFKVIIELQREILADSDEAGDEGTNALMSDYIREQEKLVWMYSSFLGDKILS; encoded by the coding sequence ATGAATATGAACCTAAATGCAATTGGATTAGACGTAGAGAAAGCCGAAAATCTTTCAGCAAAACTGAATCAACTTCTGGCCAACTACCAGGTATTTTATATCAATGTCAGAGGGTTTCACTGGAACATCAAAGGCGACAAATTCTTCGAACTTCACATTAAGTTTGAAGAATTGTACAATGATTTACAACTGAAGAACGATGAAATCGCAGAGCGAATTCTGACACTCGGGAATACTCCGTTTCATAGCTACACTGACTTCCTGAAAAACAGCACGGTAAAAGAGGTAACCGATATTTCTGATGGAAACCAAAGCGTTGCCGAAATCCTGAACGCTTTTAAAGTAATTATCGAATTGCAACGGGAAATTCTCGCTGACTCGGACGAAGCCGGCGATGAAGGTACCAACGCTTTGATGAGCGATTACATCCGCGAGCAGGAAAAACTGGTTTGGATGTACTCATCATTTCTTGGCGACAAAATTCTGAGTTAA
- a CDS encoding MarC family protein, with amino-acid sequence MTEILKYSTFLLILLNPFLVIVYLIDIMRKLSMARFRNVLIRAGIISTFVFIVFALLGDVIFSDVIHANFASFQIFGGIVFLLIGLQFVFKGGTAIEGLRGESKYVAGAIAMPILIGPGTISYSVVIGEHLDRIDSVLSIAIAIAVSVSIMILLKRLHDYIQPKNEELIERYFDISGRITALVIGTISIDMIMQGLNAWMHHT; translated from the coding sequence ATGACTGAGATTCTTAAGTACTCAACATTTCTGCTCATCCTGCTGAACCCTTTTCTGGTAATTGTCTATTTAATAGACATCATGCGAAAACTATCAATGGCTCGTTTCCGGAATGTATTGATTCGGGCAGGTATCATCAGCACATTTGTTTTCATCGTATTTGCACTGCTTGGAGACGTCATTTTCTCGGATGTCATTCATGCCAACTTCGCATCATTCCAGATATTTGGCGGGATCGTCTTTCTGCTCATTGGACTGCAGTTTGTGTTCAAAGGTGGAACAGCCATTGAAGGTCTGCGGGGAGAGTCGAAATATGTAGCCGGTGCTATCGCGATGCCCATCCTGATTGGACCGGGAACCATCAGTTACAGTGTCGTTATTGGTGAACATTTGGACAGGATCGACTCAGTTTTGTCCATCGCCATTGCTATTGCCGTTTCGGTTTCCATCATGATTTTGCTAAAGAGACTGCACGATTACATTCAACCCAAGAACGAGGAACTGATCGAACGGTATTTTGATATTTCCGGTAGAATAACTGCATTGGTCATCGGAACAATTTCAATCGATATGATTATGCAGGGCCTCAATGCCTGGATGCATCATACATAA
- a CDS encoding glycosyltransferase family 39 protein gives MSSKKENILFGWMIAVFALTTVVIHLLTAYSYELHRDGMLYFAMGDHPATGYISTPPLIGIISFIIRYTAGYSVFAIKLVPALLGAASLVTIGFLVREMGGRLLAVFIAEMTYLTSLVFLRSNALFQPVSFDEYFWLLTSYLFIRLINRNEEQLWPWIGFVVGIGFLAKYSISFLVLAWGISLLLSPYRKLLWSKQLILGILIGFVMILPNLIWQYEHDWPVVHHMVELQRTQLVNVTLSGFLSSQLLFHFTSFWVWIVGFLVLLFARKERKFRPVAVTFLLVLLILILSRGKSYYTLGAYPMLFAAGGYVMEKYLTGKWRWINFALPVLSVLILIPILPLALPVLPINKMAAYCQSAIKVAGPGIITWEDGKVHNIPQDYADMTGWSELARLTAKAYHELTPEQQANCHIFAENYGEAGAVHFYGHAYDLPEPISFDDSYLLWAPDSLGNGAFIYINDEVGDIDKLFNSYREIGEIHDVNFRENGLKVFLCADPKPGAQSFYAAKADELKSMYRR, from the coding sequence ATGAGCAGTAAAAAAGAGAATATTCTTTTCGGGTGGATGATTGCCGTTTTTGCCCTGACAACTGTTGTTATCCATTTGTTGACCGCTTATAGTTATGAGTTGCATCGCGATGGGATGCTGTACTTTGCCATGGGAGATCATCCGGCAACAGGATACATATCAACGCCGCCACTTATAGGTATAATTTCTTTCATAATACGATACACAGCGGGGTATTCTGTTTTCGCGATTAAGCTGGTGCCTGCTCTTTTGGGGGCTGCTTCACTGGTGACTATCGGATTTTTGGTGCGGGAAATGGGGGGACGATTGCTGGCCGTTTTTATTGCCGAAATGACTTACCTCACGTCATTGGTATTTCTTCGTTCGAACGCGCTGTTTCAGCCGGTTTCTTTCGACGAATATTTCTGGCTGCTGACTTCTTATCTCTTCATTCGGTTAATCAATCGAAACGAAGAGCAGTTGTGGCCCTGGATTGGTTTTGTTGTAGGAATTGGTTTTCTGGCTAAATACTCCATCTCGTTTCTGGTACTTGCCTGGGGAATTTCCCTTTTGTTGAGTCCATATCGAAAACTGCTCTGGAGTAAACAGCTGATATTGGGAATTCTAATTGGCTTTGTGATGATACTTCCCAACCTTATCTGGCAATACGAGCACGACTGGCCGGTTGTCCATCATATGGTCGAACTGCAGCGCACGCAGTTGGTGAATGTGACGTTGTCGGGATTTTTATCGTCGCAGCTGTTGTTTCATTTCACGTCATTCTGGGTATGGATAGTTGGATTCCTGGTTTTGCTATTTGCCCGGAAAGAGAGGAAGTTCCGCCCGGTAGCTGTTACCTTTTTATTGGTATTGCTTATCCTGATTCTGTCACGAGGAAAGTCTTATTATACGCTGGGAGCTTACCCGATGCTGTTTGCTGCCGGTGGTTATGTAATGGAAAAATACCTGACGGGAAAATGGAGATGGATAAATTTTGCATTGCCTGTTCTATCGGTTTTGATACTGATTCCGATTCTGCCGCTGGCGCTTCCCGTTCTTCCGATTAATAAAATGGCGGCTTATTGCCAATCCGCAATTAAGGTGGCAGGCCCGGGTATTATCACCTGGGAGGATGGCAAAGTGCATAATATTCCGCAAGACTATGCCGATATGACTGGCTGGAGCGAGCTGGCCAGGCTGACTGCTAAGGCTTATCATGAACTGACTCCGGAGCAACAAGCTAATTGCCATATTTTTGCGGAAAATTATGGCGAGGCGGGTGCTGTTCATTTTTACGGACATGCTTATGACCTCCCCGAACCGATTAGTTTCGATGATAGTTACTTGTTGTGGGCTCCTGATTCTCTCGGAAACGGAGCGTTTATTTATATCAATGACGAAGTGGGTGATATTGATAAGTTATTCAACTCTTATCGGGAAATTGGAGAAATTCATGATGTCAACTTCCGTGAAAACGGCCTGAAGGTTTTTTTATGTGCCGATCCGAAACCGGGAGCCCAATCATTTTATGCCGCTAAAGCTGATGAATTAAAAAGTATGTATCGTCGTTGA
- the cls gene encoding cardiolipin synthase — MTGVLPYLTILYYLIVIVFFFSILLRNKHPLKTQSYLLVLVLLPVLGIIIYLFFGVDTRKRKLFSRKAIADQKLLQAWSRYYADFLSKSKSDLVELLQDKWRIPFLSWRNSFAPLFLQNTITILNNGEEKYPVLFEKLQTAKHHIHIEYYIITEGKIFNRVCEILEQKAREGVEVRLIYDGYGSRKLKNKTLRRLAKAGVQTGEYNSVLFPRFANRLNFRTHRKIVVIDGKTAFTGGINLADNYVNGKRKWPKRPKMWRDVHCMIEGDACYSLQLLFFLDWYFVRNIALNIGPPYFPPENNEGTSPTLIVGSEPDSDSPNIMETYFQLISLAQKELFIATPYFIPNESIITALKTTAKSGIRVVLMLPQESDSFIVSAASYTYLGELIESDVEIHLYQKGMLHAKTIIVDGEVASVGTANMDYRSFDSNAEVNAIIIDEEVAGKIKADFEKDLEDSYRLSLTEWEDRPIAQKLIGSMARLIAPLL, encoded by the coding sequence ATGACGGGAGTATTACCATATCTAACGATTCTGTACTATTTAATCGTTATCGTCTTTTTCTTTTCGATTCTGCTGAGAAATAAGCATCCGCTGAAGACTCAGTCGTACTTACTTGTGCTGGTTTTGCTACCCGTTTTAGGCATTATCATTTATCTGTTTTTCGGTGTCGATACACGAAAAAGAAAACTCTTTTCGCGCAAAGCAATTGCCGACCAAAAACTGTTGCAGGCATGGAGTCGATATTACGCCGATTTCCTGTCGAAAAGCAAATCCGACCTGGTTGAATTGCTCCAGGACAAGTGGCGGATTCCTTTCCTATCATGGCGAAACAGTTTTGCTCCGCTCTTCTTACAGAATACCATCACCATTCTGAATAACGGCGAAGAAAAATATCCTGTGCTGTTTGAAAAGTTGCAGACGGCAAAGCACCATATTCACATTGAATACTATATCATTACCGAGGGAAAAATATTTAATCGCGTTTGCGAGATTCTGGAACAGAAAGCCCGCGAAGGGGTGGAAGTCCGTTTGATTTACGATGGTTACGGCAGCCGGAAGCTAAAAAACAAAACCCTCAGACGCCTTGCAAAAGCGGGCGTTCAAACCGGCGAATACAACTCGGTACTGTTTCCGCGCTTTGCCAACCGACTAAATTTCCGTACTCACCGGAAAATTGTCGTCATCGATGGGAAAACCGCCTTCACCGGTGGCATCAACCTCGCAGACAATTATGTAAATGGTAAGCGAAAATGGCCGAAACGCCCAAAGATGTGGCGTGATGTTCATTGCATGATTGAAGGCGATGCCTGCTACTCTCTGCAGCTTCTATTCTTCCTTGACTGGTACTTTGTTCGCAACATTGCGCTGAATATCGGTCCTCCATACTTCCCACCCGAAAATAACGAAGGCACGTCTCCAACCCTGATTGTGGGCAGCGAACCGGATTCGGATAGTCCAAACATCATGGAGACTTACTTCCAGCTCATCTCGCTTGCGCAGAAAGAATTATTCATTGCGACGCCATATTTCATTCCGAATGAAAGCATTATTACCGCGCTGAAAACAACTGCCAAATCGGGAATACGGGTTGTACTTATGCTACCTCAGGAAAGTGATTCATTTATTGTTTCGGCGGCAAGTTACACCTACCTGGGCGAGCTTATTGAAAGCGATGTAGAAATCCATCTGTACCAGAAAGGTATGCTTCATGCCAAGACCATTATCGTCGATGGAGAAGTGGCCTCCGTTGGAACCGCCAACATGGATTACCGCAGTTTCGACTCCAATGCCGAAGTCAACGCCATCATTATAGACGAAGAAGTAGCTGGAAAAATAAAAGCCGACTTTGAGAAGGATTTAGAAGACTCCTATCGGTTATCGCTTACCGAATGGGAAGACCGGCCTATTGCTCAAAAGCTGATTGGCTCGATGGCCCGCCTGATTGCTCCGTTATTGTAA
- a CDS encoding isochorismatase family protein — MRITRENTTGLIIDIQERLFPAMSNKETLLKNAQILVKGLQVLGISTVFTQQYTRGLGKTLDEISSLVPGFSYFEKSDFSSYRVPEYQLFLEQKNFENVIIAGIESHVCVLQTAIDLKHSGYHPIVVMDCTDSRTEANKQLAMERFRHEGIMMTSYESILFELTTTAKAPEFKTISNLVK, encoded by the coding sequence ATGCGTATCACAAGAGAAAACACAACCGGATTAATCATTGACATTCAGGAACGTTTGTTCCCCGCAATGAGCAACAAGGAGACCTTACTTAAAAATGCTCAGATACTGGTAAAAGGCTTGCAGGTTCTGGGAATTTCCACTGTTTTTACGCAGCAATACACCCGTGGCCTGGGAAAAACGCTGGATGAGATTTCCAGTCTGGTTCCCGGTTTTTCGTACTTCGAAAAGTCGGATTTCAGCAGCTATCGTGTACCTGAATACCAGCTTTTCCTGGAACAGAAAAATTTTGAAAATGTCATCATTGCCGGAATCGAATCGCATGTTTGCGTTCTCCAAACCGCTATCGACCTGAAACATTCGGGTTACCACCCTATTGTGGTGATGGATTGCACTGATTCGCGTACCGAAGCTAACAAACAACTGGCTATGGAACGCTTCCGCCACGAGGGCATTATGATGACTTCGTACGAATCCATCTTGTTCGAGCTGACAACTACCGCTAAAGCTCCCGAGTTTAAGACCATTTCAAATCTGGTTAAATAA
- a CDS encoding SIS domain-containing protein has protein sequence MNELINGLLQREADAISTIPVNEGYEAAVEILYERIHQQHGKLVTSGMGKAGQIALNIATTFSSTGTPAIFLHPSEAQHGDLGVLQPNDVLLLISNSGKTREILELIDLAENLYPNLPLIVITSNEESHLALTADVVLPTGNPKELCPLGLTPSTSTTVMTVIGDILVNLMMRRIEFSSEEYAKRHHGGYLGHKSRRLAKGMERLAKEKS, from the coding sequence ATGAACGAACTAATTAACGGTCTTTTACAGCGCGAAGCCGACGCTATTTCAACAATTCCGGTCAACGAAGGATACGAAGCTGCTGTTGAAATTCTTTACGAAAGAATTCATCAGCAGCATGGCAAGTTGGTGACCAGCGGTATGGGTAAAGCCGGGCAAATTGCGCTGAACATCGCCACCACCTTTAGCTCAACCGGAACTCCGGCCATCTTCCTTCATCCAAGTGAAGCTCAGCACGGAGACTTGGGAGTATTGCAACCGAACGATGTATTGCTGCTCATTTCCAACTCTGGAAAAACCCGTGAAATACTGGAGTTGATTGATTTAGCAGAAAATTTGTATCCCAATCTTCCGCTCATCGTAATAACAAGTAACGAAGAGAGTCACCTGGCTTTGACAGCTGATGTGGTTCTTCCTACCGGGAATCCCAAAGAACTCTGTCCGCTGGGCTTGACTCCATCGACATCTACAACTGTTATGACTGTTATTGGAGACATATTGGTCAACCTGATGATGCGCCGAATCGAGTTTTCGAGCGAAGAATATGCCAAGCGTCATCACGGTGGTTATCTGGGGCACAAATCGCGCCGGCTGGCCAAAGGAATGGAACGGCTGGCAAAAGAAAAATCATAA
- a CDS encoding CPBP family intramembrane glutamic endopeptidase, which yields MFWKQALLFALVTIPPVIASDILSMGYLYRFLHRRTSPETFIIFSAIVSTGNQIYHFESGLTTLIYLFLLGIMLVSPLVITGNLWYSIGVHWGVSIVSRLTNDVLVIENGTNPIPSQWIVIAIIIILIPVNHLFINQTRMRKHRISSNMS from the coding sequence GTGTTCTGGAAACAAGCCTTGCTTTTTGCTTTAGTGACGATTCCTCCTGTAATTGCTTCAGATATTCTGTCGATGGGCTATTTGTATCGGTTTTTGCACCGACGTACATCACCCGAAACCTTCATCATCTTCTCGGCCATTGTCAGTACAGGCAACCAGATATACCACTTCGAAAGCGGCCTCACAACGCTCATCTATCTTTTCCTGCTGGGTATCATGCTGGTTTCGCCGCTCGTGATAACTGGAAATCTATGGTATTCGATTGGTGTACATTGGGGCGTAAGCATCGTTTCCAGGTTAACCAATGATGTGCTGGTTATCGAAAACGGAACCAACCCGATTCCATCGCAGTGGATTGTCATTGCCATTATTATCATTCTCATCCCGGTAAATCACCTTTTCATCAATCAAACCCGGATGAGAAAACACCGAATTTCATCAAACATGTCGTAA
- a CDS encoding glycosyltransferase family 2 protein, with the protein MKVSVVILNWNGQDFLRQYLPLLVKYSNLPEVEVVVADNGSTDNSREVVEQEFPSVRYLQLDENYGFAEGYNQALKQIEAEYYLLLNSDVEVTENWLEPLIEMMDADSSIGACQPKILQTEKPEYFEYAGAAGGFIDRFGYPFCRGRLLDVVEKDEGQYNESGEIFWGTGACLMVRSSVWKELEGLDAHFWAHMEEIDLCWRMKNRGYKIFYNHQSTVHHVGGGSLSYGNPRKIYLNFRNNLFLLYKNLPPVLLAPVLVSRMLLDGVAAVQFLVTGQVAAFRKVFMAHIAFYRHLSHLRKQRKQLLSQAVTQKHPQIYRGSLVWNYYARGRKKFSELNWKP; encoded by the coding sequence ATGAAAGTATCAGTTGTCATATTGAATTGGAACGGACAGGATTTTTTGCGCCAATACCTGCCGCTATTGGTAAAATACAGCAACTTACCCGAAGTGGAAGTGGTGGTTGCCGACAACGGTTCCACCGACAACAGTCGCGAAGTCGTAGAGCAAGAGTTTCCATCTGTTCGTTATTTGCAACTGGACGAGAACTATGGATTTGCAGAAGGTTACAACCAGGCTCTCAAGCAAATTGAAGCGGAATATTATCTGCTGCTGAATTCAGATGTCGAAGTAACCGAAAACTGGCTTGAGCCGCTCATCGAAATGATGGATGCCGATTCGTCGATTGGCGCTTGTCAACCAAAAATTCTGCAAACAGAAAAGCCGGAATATTTCGAATACGCCGGAGCTGCCGGTGGTTTTATCGACCGGTTTGGTTACCCGTTTTGCCGCGGTCGCCTGCTCGATGTGGTCGAAAAAGATGAAGGACAGTACAACGAAAGTGGAGAAATTTTCTGGGGAACCGGCGCCTGCCTGATGGTTCGCTCATCCGTTTGGAAAGAACTGGAAGGACTGGATGCACATTTCTGGGCGCACATGGAAGAGATTGACCTGTGCTGGCGCATGAAAAACCGCGGCTATAAAATATTCTATAACCATCAATCAACCGTACACCATGTGGGCGGCGGAAGTCTTTCGTACGGAAATCCACGAAAAATTTACCTCAACTTCCGTAACAACCTGTTTCTTCTGTACAAAAACTTACCACCAGTTTTATTAGCTCCGGTACTAGTCAGCCGGATGTTGCTAGACGGAGTCGCTGCAGTTCAGTTTTTAGTCACCGGTCAGGTGGCAGCTTTCCGGAAGGTATTCATGGCACATATCGCATTTTACCGTCACCTTTCCCATCTCAGGAAACAACGGAAGCAATTGCTCAGTCAGGCCGTCACCCAAAAACACCCGCAGATCTATCGCGGAAGTCTGGTCTGGAATTACTACGCCAGGGGAAGGAAAAAATTCAGCGAGCTCAACTGGAAACCGTAA
- a CDS encoding lysophospholipid acyltransferase family protein, giving the protein MTYFLYYLLRSFTWLTHFLPLRVQYAFSDFLFILVFHVFGYRRKVVQTNLVNAFPEKTIEERHKIEREFYRHFCDSFIETLYFTFISVHRIQRRMKFLNPELPNQYLKDGRHVLVSLGHHNNWEWMCSWGLQSLAKFYVVYKPLHNKSIDRFYHKLRSRFGAIPLDKNKTFRQLVADSSKDTPTISGFLNDQTPKKNEIQYWTTFLNQETPILLGTEKIAKKLDAVVLGAHMQKQKRGHYNLTFHLITDKPNETAQYEITEKHTRFLEQIIRDEPAYWLWSHRRWKHKREPENTESTGK; this is encoded by the coding sequence ATGACTTATTTTTTGTATTACCTGCTAAGAAGTTTTACCTGGCTGACTCATTTTTTGCCGCTTCGAGTTCAGTATGCTTTTTCCGATTTCCTTTTCATCCTTGTTTTTCATGTTTTTGGCTACCGCAGAAAAGTAGTACAAACCAACCTGGTAAATGCTTTTCCAGAGAAGACCATTGAAGAACGTCACAAAATCGAGAGGGAATTTTACCGCCACTTCTGCGACAGCTTTATTGAGACTTTATATTTTACTTTCATCTCCGTTCATCGTATCCAGAGAAGGATGAAATTTCTCAATCCTGAACTTCCCAACCAATATTTGAAAGATGGACGCCACGTACTGGTTTCACTAGGTCATCACAACAACTGGGAATGGATGTGCAGCTGGGGATTGCAATCGTTGGCTAAGTTTTACGTGGTGTACAAACCGTTGCACAACAAAAGCATCGATCGGTTTTACCACAAGCTGAGAAGTAGGTTCGGTGCTATTCCGTTAGACAAGAATAAAACCTTCAGGCAGCTGGTTGCCGACAGTTCTAAAGACACCCCCACCATTTCAGGCTTTTTGAATGACCAAACGCCGAAGAAAAACGAAATCCAGTACTGGACCACTTTTCTCAACCAGGAAACACCTATTTTGCTGGGGACCGAAAAGATTGCCAAGAAGCTGGATGCCGTGGTGCTGGGAGCGCACATGCAAAAGCAAAAACGCGGTCATTATAACCTGACTTTTCATTTAATTACCGATAAACCCAACGAGACGGCGCAATACGAGATTACAGAAAAACATACCCGTTTCCTGGAGCAAATCATAAGAGACGAACCAGCCTACTGGCTGTGGTCGCATCGTCGCTGGAAACACAAACGCGAACCTGAAAATACGGAGAGCACTGGCAAATGA